A window of the Streptomyces sp. NBC_00250 genome harbors these coding sequences:
- a CDS encoding roadblock/LC7 domain-containing protein, protein MLPLPNMDWMLKELVGGVPYVRHVVVLSADGLCIGQSNTEPDTADAIAAACSGIQSLARAIAQRFPQGDGSTRMVGIEADGGYFSLMAAGPGAYLAVLADDQVDAGLLGDRMRTLVVRIGQHMTSPPREDVGQAM, encoded by the coding sequence ATGCTGCCACTGCCGAACATGGACTGGATGCTCAAGGAGCTCGTGGGCGGCGTCCCGTACGTGCGACACGTCGTCGTGCTGTCGGCGGACGGCCTGTGCATCGGGCAGTCGAACACGGAGCCCGACACCGCCGACGCGATCGCCGCGGCCTGCTCCGGCATCCAGAGCCTGGCGAGGGCCATCGCGCAGCGGTTCCCGCAGGGCGACGGATCGACGCGGATGGTCGGGATCGAGGCCGACGGCGGCTACTTCTCCCTGATGGCGGCCGGTCCCGGGGCGTATCTCGCGGTGCTCGCCGACGACCAGGTCGATGCCGGCCTCCTGGGCGACCGCATGCGGACGTTGGTGGTCCGGATCGGCCAGCACATGACCAGCCCTCCTCGTGAGGACGTCGGGCAGGCGATGTGA
- a CDS encoding ATP-binding protein translates to MERYERATADAQEYYAQREAALLGRLADQRATTVWLAEELLPAAVARMKKGDPASEILRSVTFGEHLDEEFTEAVRGALQTLLEAVEAEEFTRDSSQRALVAVARRVQAIVHQLAKDLHSMQILHGTDLVVSRGLQGVDHRTALIGRLAASIAVLGDARPGRQWSKAIPLYDVLRGAMSRIVDFPRVKLQSVTAVAVVGPGAEPLMHLLAELLDNATTFSPPHTPVEVSASEVPSGIAIEIEDRGVGLTEEVRERIERIMEQSASGIQLAGLGEVTQLGLPVVSRLAREHGCEVDLRTSAYGGVRAVVLVPRNLITTVPQSAVRYPPPPARRRTGGPILPRPTPPGDAPTDTGEVRKTVNGLPQRRRETPVQTPIVQVAPTPPAPAPSRGTSGTSRQPGLMWEAFNGDKRSVAEPSTPHSEPSDEVE, encoded by the coding sequence GTGGAGCGCTACGAGCGGGCGACCGCCGACGCGCAGGAGTACTACGCGCAACGCGAGGCCGCGCTGCTCGGGCGGCTGGCCGATCAGCGCGCCACCACCGTGTGGCTCGCCGAAGAGCTTCTCCCGGCGGCTGTGGCTCGTATGAAGAAGGGTGACCCCGCCTCGGAGATCCTGCGTTCCGTCACCTTCGGGGAGCACCTCGACGAGGAGTTCACCGAGGCGGTCCGGGGGGCTCTGCAGACGCTCCTGGAGGCCGTGGAGGCCGAGGAGTTCACCCGTGACTCCTCCCAGCGGGCACTCGTGGCGGTCGCGCGCCGGGTGCAGGCGATCGTGCACCAGCTCGCCAAGGACCTGCACTCCATGCAGATCCTGCACGGCACGGACCTCGTGGTCTCCCGCGGTCTCCAGGGCGTCGACCACCGCACCGCGCTGATCGGCCGCCTCGCGGCCAGCATCGCGGTCCTCGGTGACGCACGGCCCGGTCGGCAGTGGTCGAAGGCGATCCCGCTCTACGACGTCCTGCGCGGGGCCATGTCGCGCATCGTCGACTTCCCCCGCGTGAAGCTGCAGTCGGTGACGGCCGTGGCCGTGGTCGGCCCGGGAGCCGAGCCGCTGATGCACCTCCTCGCCGAACTGCTCGACAACGCCACGACGTTCTCGCCGCCGCACACCCCCGTGGAGGTGTCCGCGAGCGAGGTGCCCTCCGGCATCGCCATCGAGATCGAGGACCGAGGAGTCGGACTCACCGAAGAGGTCCGAGAGCGCATCGAACGCATCATGGAGCAGTCGGCGTCGGGCATCCAGCTGGCCGGCCTCGGCGAGGTGACGCAGCTCGGTCTGCCCGTCGTCAGCCGGCTGGCCCGCGAGCACGGCTGCGAGGTCGACCTGCGCACCTCCGCCTACGGAGGCGTACGAGCCGTGGTGCTGGTTCCCAGGAACCTGATCACCACCGTGCCGCAGTCCGCGGTGCGCTACCCGCCGCCGCCCGCACGGAGGCGCACGGGCGGCCCGATCCTGCCCAGGCCGACGCCGCCGGGCGACGCCCCGACGGATACCGGTGAGGTCAGGAAGACCGTCAACGGCCTTCCGCAACGGCGACGGGAGACACCCGTCCAGACGCCGATCGTCCAGGTGGCGCCCACACCCCCCGCCCCGGCCCCCTCCCGGGGAACCTCCGGCACGTCCCGCCAGCCGGGTCTGATGTGGGAGGCCTTCAACGGCGACAAGAGGTCGGTCGCCGAACCTTCCACTCCGCACAGCGAGCCGTCAGATGAGGTCGAGTAA
- a CDS encoding transcriptional regulator: protein MANPSDLQDPSARPVVSAPDLLALHAVRLKGLVGDGEAAARYGLDPEVVREALLDHEARGWVTRRAFAGTRGWTLTESGRAEGERRLAGELAETGLGPFVREQYEMFLAYNDRCLRACTDWQLRPDGPGRLTVNDHGDAEWDGRVLDELTELGRVLESLSVELGARIVRLGGYGARFTGALTRVRRGELSWVDRVKEDSCHTVWMELHEDLLATLGIARGEEPKPRAQDDFV from the coding sequence GTGGCGAACCCCAGCGATCTCCAGGACCCCTCGGCCCGTCCCGTCGTCTCCGCGCCGGACCTGCTCGCCCTGCATGCCGTACGGCTCAAGGGCCTGGTCGGCGACGGCGAGGCTGCCGCGCGCTACGGGCTCGACCCCGAGGTCGTACGGGAAGCGCTCCTCGACCACGAGGCGAGGGGCTGGGTGACCCGGCGCGCGTTCGCCGGGACACGCGGGTGGACCCTCACCGAATCCGGACGCGCCGAAGGCGAGCGGCGGCTCGCCGGGGAGCTGGCCGAGACGGGGCTCGGACCCTTCGTACGCGAGCAGTACGAGATGTTCCTCGCGTACAACGACCGTTGCCTCAGGGCCTGTACGGACTGGCAGCTGCGGCCGGACGGCCCGGGGCGGCTCACCGTCAACGACCACGGGGACGCGGAGTGGGACGGGCGGGTGCTCGACGAGCTCACCGAACTGGGCCGGGTCCTGGAGTCCCTGTCCGTGGAGCTCGGGGCGCGGATCGTCCGCCTCGGCGGGTACGGAGCACGCTTCACCGGCGCGCTCACACGCGTCCGGCGGGGCGAACTGTCGTGGGTCGACCGGGTCAAGGAGGACTCCTGCCACACGGTGTGGATGGAACTCCACGAGGATCTCCTCGCCACCCTCGGCATCGCCCGCGGCGAGGAGCCGAAGCCGCGTGCACAGGACGACTTCGTCTGA
- a CDS encoding DUF742 domain-containing protein → MTSENQDPWNETDPVPLYVITGGTGSAANTFNLVTLIATRSEPDAAMQPEQAAILTMCAYPLSVAEVSAYLSLPFSVVTTLLSQLVEDERVEAIAPVPVAAFPERGLLEAVIHGLRKL, encoded by the coding sequence GTGACCTCGGAGAACCAGGACCCCTGGAATGAAACCGATCCCGTTCCGCTCTACGTCATTACCGGGGGCACGGGTTCCGCGGCCAACACCTTCAACCTGGTCACCCTCATCGCCACGAGATCCGAGCCCGACGCAGCGATGCAGCCCGAGCAGGCGGCCATCCTCACCATGTGCGCGTACCCGCTCTCGGTGGCCGAAGTGTCCGCGTACCTCAGCCTTCCCTTCAGCGTCGTCACCACGCTGCTGTCCCAACTCGTCGAGGACGAACGGGTCGAGGCCATCGCACCCGTGCCCGTCGCGGCATTCCCCGAACGCGGCCTGCTGGAGGCGGTGATCCATGGACTACGCAAGCTCTGA
- a CDS encoding SpoIIE family protein phosphatase, with protein sequence MAAVLTGLMRDTEASVGLVYLSVPGDRMLRLVLISGVSREIAAPWVRIPADAPIPVADAIRDRRVVWLGGREEIAHRYPKIGMVVPYDFMLAAAPIADATTVWGGVVLLWPVSHPPELDAREHRILDTHSRRSSRLLRWAADQDPPPPHPAEPLVVHPTRPSEPDPGVATAAFDLAERLPMGCCALDLDGRITFINTAAAELVDAGAAALLGRRPWEVLLWLNDPAFEDRYRAAVVTRRPTSFTVTRRSAPSLLFELYPDATGISVLIIPKAEGAVSGGGPAAGAASAFVSGFGTGADEASPADAAPSADGEQVSTPVSAAPTRPGESFGVTALYQLMHLAASLTEAAGVRDVVELVADQIVPAFGPDGLVLMTADEGRLRVVGHRGYSEEFVELIDGKPLTAPVADALVLSTGVPLFFPTHEDFHRAHPGAPRYGRRNAWAFLPLIVSGRPVGSLVLSYERPRPFPAAERALLTSLAGLIAQALARARLYDAEHSLARSLQTALLPHGLAPLPGIDVAARYLPAGQGMDIGGDFYDLIRATPTSVVAVIGDVQGHNTTAAALMGQVRTAVHAHAAAGASPGDILARTNRLLDDLDADRFTSCLVAEFDLGKHRLRLASAGHPPPLLRRPDGSAEILVVPPGLLLGIAPNVTYDTMELPWDRGSVLALYTDGLVEAPGLDIGTSMADLVERLAVSRAPDMDRLADELTLHVKYGAHRMDDVALLLVRRPSPQA encoded by the coding sequence ATGGCCGCCGTGCTCACCGGCCTCATGCGGGACACCGAGGCCTCGGTGGGGCTCGTCTACCTGTCGGTCCCGGGGGACCGGATGCTGCGCCTGGTGCTCATCTCCGGCGTGTCGCGGGAGATCGCCGCCCCCTGGGTACGTATTCCGGCCGACGCCCCCATACCGGTGGCCGACGCCATCCGGGATCGGAGGGTCGTCTGGCTCGGCGGGCGCGAGGAGATCGCCCACCGCTACCCCAAGATCGGGATGGTGGTGCCGTACGACTTCATGCTCGCGGCCGCCCCCATCGCCGACGCCACGACCGTATGGGGCGGTGTCGTCCTGCTCTGGCCGGTCTCGCACCCGCCGGAGCTCGACGCGCGCGAACACAGGATCCTCGACACCCACTCCCGCAGGTCGTCACGGCTCCTGCGGTGGGCCGCCGACCAGGATCCACCACCGCCCCACCCCGCCGAGCCGCTCGTCGTGCATCCGACGCGCCCCTCCGAGCCCGACCCGGGCGTGGCGACCGCTGCATTCGACCTCGCGGAGCGCCTGCCGATGGGATGCTGCGCCCTGGACCTCGACGGGCGGATCACCTTCATCAACACCGCCGCCGCCGAGCTGGTGGACGCCGGTGCGGCAGCCCTTCTCGGCCGACGGCCGTGGGAGGTGCTGCTGTGGCTCAACGACCCCGCCTTCGAGGACCGCTACCGTGCCGCCGTCGTCACCCGCCGGCCGACGTCGTTCACCGTGACGCGGCGGTCGGCGCCCTCGCTGCTGTTCGAGCTCTACCCGGACGCCACCGGCATCAGCGTCCTCATCATCCCGAAGGCGGAGGGCGCAGTCTCCGGCGGCGGTCCCGCGGCCGGTGCCGCATCCGCATTCGTGTCCGGGTTCGGGACCGGCGCCGACGAGGCCTCCCCGGCCGATGCCGCCCCCTCGGCCGACGGCGAGCAGGTCTCCACCCCTGTCTCCGCGGCGCCGACGCGGCCCGGCGAGTCCTTCGGTGTCACCGCGCTCTACCAACTCATGCATCTGGCGGCGTCCCTGACGGAGGCGGCCGGCGTGCGCGATGTCGTCGAACTCGTCGCGGACCAGATCGTGCCGGCCTTCGGCCCGGACGGACTCGTCCTGATGACCGCCGACGAGGGACGCCTGCGTGTCGTCGGCCACCGCGGCTACAGCGAGGAGTTCGTGGAGCTCATCGACGGCAAGCCGCTCACGGCGCCGGTCGCCGACGCCCTCGTGCTCTCCACGGGCGTCCCCCTCTTCTTCCCCACGCACGAGGACTTCCACCGTGCCCACCCCGGCGCCCCGCGCTACGGGCGCCGCAACGCCTGGGCGTTCCTGCCCCTGATCGTCTCCGGCCGTCCCGTCGGCTCGCTCGTCCTCTCGTACGAACGCCCGCGTCCCTTCCCCGCGGCGGAGCGGGCGCTGCTCACCTCACTGGCCGGGCTGATCGCCCAGGCCCTGGCCCGGGCCCGGCTCTACGACGCCGAGCACTCCCTCGCGCGCAGCCTCCAGACGGCCCTGCTGCCGCACGGACTGGCCCCGCTGCCCGGCATCGACGTCGCCGCCCGCTATCTGCCGGCCGGTCAAGGCATGGACATCGGCGGCGACTTCTACGACCTCATCCGCGCCACCCCCACCTCCGTGGTCGCCGTCATCGGCGACGTCCAGGGACACAACACGACCGCCGCCGCGCTCATGGGGCAGGTGCGGACCGCCGTCCACGCCCACGCCGCGGCCGGTGCGTCGCCCGGCGACATCCTGGCGCGCACCAACCGGCTGCTCGACGACCTCGACGCGGACCGCTTCACCAGCTGTCTGGTCGCCGAGTTCGACCTCGGCAAGCATCGTCTGCGCTTGGCGAGCGCGGGCCATCCACCGCCCCTCCTGCGCCGTCCTGACGGCAGCGCCGAGATCCTGGTGGTGCCCCCGGGGCTCCTCCTCGGGATCGCCCCGAACGTCACGTACGACACCATGGAGCTGCCCTGGGACCGGGGCTCCGTGCTCGCTCTGTACACCGACGGTCTGGTCGAGGCTCCGGGCCTGGACATCGGTACGTCCATGGCGGATCTGGTGGAGCGGCTCGCCGTGTCCCGGGCCCCGGACATGGACCGGCTCGCCGACGAACTGACCCTGCACGTCAAGTACGGCGCCCACCGCATGGACGACGTCGCCCTCCTTCTCGTACGTCGCCCGTCGCCACAGGCCTGA
- a CDS encoding VOC family protein — protein MTVQPIPEGYPRVTPYLCVDGAEAGIDFYVDVLGAEERMRMPAPGGRIGHAELAFGNSVVMLADEFPDLGFRSPKAIGGTPVTLHVYVADVDAVFAKALARGAKELSPVKDEFYGDRTGQFEDPFGHRWNVASHIEDVSEEEMGKRAQEALAAMEQGSNGA, from the coding sequence GTGACCGTACAACCCATCCCCGAAGGGTACCCGCGGGTCACGCCGTACCTCTGCGTCGACGGAGCCGAGGCCGGGATCGACTTCTACGTGGACGTGCTCGGCGCCGAGGAGCGCATGAGGATGCCGGCCCCCGGCGGCAGAATCGGCCACGCGGAGCTGGCGTTCGGGAACTCGGTCGTCATGCTCGCCGACGAGTTCCCCGACCTCGGGTTCCGCTCGCCCAAAGCGATCGGCGGTACGCCGGTCACGCTGCACGTGTACGTGGCGGACGTCGACGCGGTCTTCGCCAAGGCCCTCGCCCGGGGTGCGAAGGAACTGTCGCCGGTCAAGGACGAGTTCTACGGCGACCGCACCGGCCAGTTCGAGGACCCCTTCGGGCACCGCTGGAACGTCGCCTCGCACATCGAGGACGTCTCCGAAGAGGAGATGGGGAAGCGGGCACAGGAGGCGTTGGCCGCCATGGAACAGGGGTCGAACGGCGCCTGA
- a CDS encoding GTP-binding protein, whose amino-acid sequence MDYASSDVRDAGPRGTDMPLPHSARGVKVVVVGGFGVGKTTMVGAVSEIPPLTTEETMTQAGVGIDNNPGAHGKNTTTVAMDFGRISINQELILYLFGTPGQERFWFLWNGIFEGALGAVVLVDTRRIEVCFEVITRLEDRRVPFVVAVNTFPEAPHHPVEDLRTALALSESVPIVTCDARDRASCRDALLSLMVYLSTLAAAQESE is encoded by the coding sequence ATGGACTACGCAAGCTCTGACGTACGCGATGCCGGCCCACGCGGCACAGACATGCCGCTTCCCCACAGTGCCAGGGGAGTCAAGGTCGTGGTCGTCGGCGGCTTCGGGGTCGGCAAGACGACCATGGTCGGGGCGGTGAGCGAGATCCCGCCCCTGACCACCGAAGAGACCATGACCCAGGCGGGCGTGGGGATCGACAACAACCCCGGCGCCCACGGGAAGAACACCACGACCGTCGCGATGGACTTCGGACGGATCAGCATCAACCAGGAGCTGATCCTCTATCTGTTCGGGACACCGGGACAGGAGCGCTTCTGGTTCCTGTGGAACGGGATCTTCGAAGGCGCGCTCGGCGCCGTCGTCCTCGTCGACACCCGCAGGATCGAAGTCTGCTTCGAAGTCATCACCCGCCTCGAAGACCGCCGCGTCCCGTTCGTCGTGGCCGTCAACACCTTCCCGGAGGCTCCGCACCACCCCGTGGAAGACCTGCGCACTGCGCTGGCCCTCAGCGAATCCGTGCCCATCGTCACCTGTGACGCACGTGACCGGGCGTCCTGCCGTGACGCCCTGCTGTCGCTGATGGTCTACCTGAGTACCCTCGCCGCCGCCCAGGAGTCCGAATGA
- a CDS encoding terpene synthase family protein, with product MTVRALELPQLWMPYPLRVNPYLSALREESETWAREMGMLDGEEGPSGHRAIWTRAQFHAMTVDQLTAWALPDASLADLRLNHRFNIWALAWDDYFASAFKQTGDLAGALAFTARLHEFLRPEYGARLPEPANPVERGIADLQRQFFPPRLAHWRHEFNRALVRYVDAGVEELANSRGGRVPHLIEYAPFRRESFAAHTAPYSVELATGARIPEQIRQSRTVHALLDAFMDFMGLANDLASYEREVHEEHDVNNLVVVLGTSLGIALHDAVPAALNLVNTRLRDFEHLRQSELPQLVRRSGLNHDERAELETWLRGACSFLSGLHAWYTGAPRYASTDATFQ from the coding sequence ATGACAGTGCGCGCCCTCGAGCTGCCCCAGCTGTGGATGCCCTATCCGCTGCGGGTGAATCCGTATCTGTCGGCCCTGCGCGAGGAGAGCGAGACGTGGGCACGCGAGATGGGCATGCTCGACGGCGAGGAAGGACCGTCGGGCCACCGCGCGATATGGACCCGGGCGCAGTTCCATGCCATGACCGTCGACCAGCTCACCGCCTGGGCCCTCCCCGACGCCTCACTCGCCGACCTCCGGCTCAACCACCGGTTCAACATCTGGGCCCTGGCCTGGGACGACTACTTCGCCTCCGCCTTCAAGCAGACCGGTGACCTGGCCGGCGCGCTGGCCTTCACCGCCCGTCTGCACGAGTTCCTGCGACCGGAATACGGCGCCCGGTTGCCGGAGCCGGCGAATCCCGTCGAGCGGGGAATCGCCGACCTGCAGCGGCAGTTCTTCCCGCCGAGGCTGGCGCACTGGCGGCACGAGTTCAACCGGGCCCTGGTGCGCTACGTCGACGCGGGAGTCGAGGAGCTGGCCAACAGCCGTGGCGGCCGGGTCCCCCACCTGATCGAGTACGCGCCGTTCCGGCGCGAGAGCTTCGCCGCCCATACCGCCCCCTATTCCGTCGAGTTGGCGACCGGCGCGCGCATACCCGAGCAGATACGGCAGAGCCGGACCGTCCACGCCTTGCTCGATGCCTTCATGGACTTCATGGGACTGGCGAACGACCTCGCCTCCTACGAACGGGAAGTCCACGAGGAGCACGACGTCAACAACCTGGTCGTGGTCCTGGGCACGTCCCTGGGCATCGCCCTCCACGACGCCGTTCCCGCCGCGCTGAACCTGGTGAACACCCGGCTGCGGGACTTCGAGCACCTCCGGCAGAGCGAACTCCCCCAACTGGTACGGCGATCCGGGCTGAACCACGACGAGCGGGCCGAGCTGGAGACATGGCTCCGGGGTGCCTGCAGTTTCCTCTCCGGCCTCCATGCCTGGTACACCGGAGCACCCCGCTACGCCTCCACCGACGCCACGTTCCAGTAG
- a CDS encoding cytochrome P450: MTLPPAEHTTEKPGAIPPPGCPAHAATGPGGATRLYGGAAETDPMGLYEELRAKHGPVAPVLLDGDVRAWLVLGYLENRDVASRPTQFSRDPRVWHGWRSGEIDPATSPLVPMIGWRPDCVCADGEEHQRLRGAVTAGLSQFDHRGVRRSITRIAHQVIDTFCEDGEAELVGQFTEHVPMLTLTHLLGMSDEAGPRLVHAARDLFKATETSLASNAYVLESLAQLVDAKRARPGQDIASALMAHPANLSDEEVQHHLRLILLAGYETTANLMSNVLRMVVTDPRFRGSLAGGQMTLPEAVEQVLWDEPPLMVCPGRWANGDTTLGGQQIKAGDMLLLGLAAGNVDEAIRPDPATPVHHNRAHLSFSAGTHECPGQDIGRIIADTGIDILLTRLPDIALSIPEESLSWRSSTWARHLTALPVNFVARAPQAFDVPSPLPTPPAPSTGMPSAPPWSVAEAGSVAESGPAAESEAEPVRRPEARPSWRARVRRFLRRR; the protein is encoded by the coding sequence ATGACCCTCCCACCCGCCGAACACACCACCGAGAAGCCCGGGGCGATCCCCCCTCCGGGCTGCCCGGCCCACGCCGCCACCGGACCGGGGGGCGCCACCCGCCTCTACGGCGGCGCCGCCGAGACGGACCCGATGGGCCTGTACGAGGAGTTGCGTGCCAAGCACGGTCCGGTGGCGCCCGTGCTGCTCGACGGCGACGTACGCGCCTGGCTCGTCCTCGGCTACCTCGAGAACCGTGACGTGGCCAGCCGCCCGACCCAGTTCTCCCGCGACCCCCGGGTCTGGCACGGCTGGCGGAGCGGGGAGATCGACCCCGCCACCTCGCCGCTCGTGCCGATGATCGGCTGGCGTCCCGACTGCGTCTGCGCGGACGGCGAGGAGCACCAGCGACTGCGCGGTGCGGTCACGGCCGGCCTCAGCCAGTTCGACCACCGCGGAGTCCGCCGATCCATCACCCGCATCGCGCACCAGGTGATCGACACCTTCTGCGAGGACGGCGAGGCGGAACTGGTGGGCCAGTTCACCGAGCACGTGCCCATGCTCACGCTCACCCACCTGCTCGGAATGTCGGACGAGGCCGGTCCCAGGCTGGTGCACGCCGCCCGTGACCTCTTCAAGGCCACCGAGACGTCGCTCGCCAGCAACGCGTACGTCCTGGAGAGCCTCGCGCAACTCGTCGACGCCAAGCGGGCGCGCCCGGGACAGGACATCGCGTCCGCGCTGATGGCCCACCCCGCCAACCTCTCGGACGAGGAGGTGCAGCACCACCTGCGCCTCATCCTCCTCGCCGGTTACGAGACGACCGCCAACCTCATGTCCAACGTCCTGCGCATGGTGGTCACCGACCCCCGGTTCCGCGGGTCGCTGGCCGGCGGTCAGATGACCCTGCCCGAAGCCGTCGAGCAGGTCCTCTGGGACGAGCCGCCGCTGATGGTGTGCCCGGGCCGCTGGGCCAACGGCGACACCACGCTCGGGGGACAGCAGATCAAGGCGGGGGACATGCTCCTGCTCGGCCTGGCCGCCGGAAACGTCGACGAGGCGATCCGCCCGGACCCCGCGACCCCGGTGCACCACAACCGCGCGCACCTGTCCTTCAGCGCCGGCACCCATGAGTGCCCCGGCCAGGACATCGGCCGCATCATCGCCGACACCGGCATCGACATCCTTCTCACCCGGCTTCCCGACATCGCCCTGTCCATCCCCGAGGAGAGCCTCAGCTGGCGCTCCTCCACCTGGGCCCGGCACCTGACGGCACTGCCCGTGAACTTCGTCGCCCGCGCACCCCAGGCCTTCGACGTACCGAGCCCGCTGCCGACCCCGCCCGCCCCGAGCACCGGGATGCCGTCGGCACCGCCGTGGTCGGTGGCCGAAGCCGGGTCCGTGGCCGAGTCCGGGCCGGCGGCCGAGTCCGAAGCCGAGCCCGTACGCCGGCCCGAAGCCCGTCCCTCCTGGCGGGCGCGCGTCAGGCGCTTCCTGCGGAGGCGCTAG